A window from Chitinophaga filiformis encodes these proteins:
- a CDS encoding DinB family protein: MTQQMTALATVITPEELLEHWQGHRRLTRKVIEAYPETELFTFSVGGMRPFSELVLEMINMGNPGIDGIVSGQWPAWGAQETKSAPQTKEALLYMWDELTEKLNRLWPEIKPERFHEVDLAFGQWEGTIQFLLFYFIDNEIHHRAQGFVYLRALGIEPPAFWDRS, from the coding sequence ATGACCCAGCAAATGACCGCTTTAGCGACTGTTATTACCCCCGAAGAACTCCTTGAGCATTGGCAGGGACACCGCCGGCTCACCCGTAAAGTGATCGAAGCTTATCCGGAAACCGAGCTTTTTACTTTTTCTGTAGGCGGTATGCGTCCATTTTCAGAACTGGTCCTTGAAATGATCAACATGGGAAATCCCGGCATAGACGGTATCGTTAGCGGCCAATGGCCCGCCTGGGGAGCGCAGGAAACAAAATCTGCCCCGCAGACGAAAGAAGCCCTGTTGTATATGTGGGATGAACTAACGGAGAAGCTTAATCGCTTATGGCCAGAGATCAAACCTGAGCGATTCCACGAAGTAGATCTGGCCTTTGGGCAATGGGAAGGCACCATCCAGTTCCTGCTGTTTTACTTTATCGATAATGAGATACATCACCGGGCGCAGGGTTTTGTATACCTGCGGGCCCTGGGTATTGAGCCGCCTGCATTCTGGGACAGGTCATGA